A region of Mustela lutreola isolate mMusLut2 chromosome 17, mMusLut2.pri, whole genome shotgun sequence DNA encodes the following proteins:
- the JPT2 gene encoding jupiter microtubule associated homolog 2 isoform X2, translating into MKPPGGEASNLFGSPEEAVPSSRPNRMASNIFGPTEEPQNIPKRTNPPGGKGSGIFDESTPVHTRQRLNPPGGKTSDIFGSPVAATSPLAHPNKPKDHVFLCEGEDPRSGPKAATSTSPREEAGEKGGPGEAGRTPQPVPMPTGDSHEPRLGPRPRSHNKVLNPPGGKSSISFY; encoded by the exons ATGAAGCCCCCGGGAGGAGAGGCCAGCAATCTTTTTGGAAGTCCAGAAGAAGCTGTTCCTTCCAGCAGGCCCAATAGGATGGCATCTAATATTTTTGGACCAACTGAAGAGCCTCAGAACATCCCTAAAAGAACCAACCCTCCAG GGGGGAAGGGAAGCGGCATCTTCGATGAATCCACACCTGTGCACACTCGACAGCGTCTGAACCCACCTGGCGGGAAGACCAGTGACATCTTTGGGTCCCCAGTTGCTGCCACTTCTCCTCTGGCACACCCAAACAAACCCAAG GACCATGTGTTCTTATGTGAAGGAGAAGACCCCAGATCGGGCCCTAAAG CTGCAACGAGCACGTCTCCCAGAGAAGAGGCGGGTGAGAAGGGAGGCCCTGGAGAAGCGGGCCGCACCCCACAGCCGGTGCCTATGCCCACGGGTGACAGCCATGAGCCCAGGTTGGGCCCGCGGCCACGCTCTCACAACAAAGTCCTCAACCCACCTGGAGGCAAATCCAGTATCTCCTTCTACTAA
- the JPT2 gene encoding jupiter microtubule associated homolog 2 isoform X3 yields the protein MADMFQAPESEGARVGSRAMKPPGGEASNLFGSPEEAVPSSRPNRMASNIFGPTEEPQNIPKRTNPPGGKGSGIFDESTPVHTRQRLNPPGGKTSDIFGSPVAATSPLAHPNKPKDHVFLCEGEDPRSGPKGIFVYPKSRQNLHAVCGSKMMKPLGLPA from the exons ATGGCCGACATGTTTCAGGCCCCGGAGAGTGAGGGCGCCCGGGTCGGCTCCAG GGCCATGAAGCCCCCGGGAGGAGAGGCCAGCAATCTTTTTGGAAGTCCAGAAGAAGCTGTTCCTTCCAGCAGGCCCAATAGGATGGCATCTAATATTTTTGGACCAACTGAAGAGCCTCAGAACATCCCTAAAAGAACCAACCCTCCAG GGGGGAAGGGAAGCGGCATCTTCGATGAATCCACACCTGTGCACACTCGACAGCGTCTGAACCCACCTGGCGGGAAGACCAGTGACATCTTTGGGTCCCCAGTTGCTGCCACTTCTCCTCTGGCACACCCAAACAAACCCAAG GACCATGTGTTCTTATGTGAAGGAGAAGACCCCAGATCGGGCCCTAAAG GTATTTTTGTATATCCTAAAAGCAGACAGAATCTGCACGCAGTATGTGGATCTAAGATGATGAAACCGCTCGGACTACCTGCTTAG
- the JPT2 gene encoding jupiter microtubule associated homolog 2 isoform X1: MADMFQAPESEGARVGSRAMKPPGGEASNLFGSPEEAVPSSRPNRMASNIFGPTEEPQNIPKRTNPPGGKGSGIFDESTPVHTRQRLNPPGGKTSDIFGSPVAATSPLAHPNKPKDHVFLCEGEDPRSGPKAATSTSPREEAGEKGGPGEAGRTPQPVPMPTGDSHEPRLGPRPRSHNKVLNPPGGKSSISFY; the protein is encoded by the exons ATGGCCGACATGTTTCAGGCCCCGGAGAGTGAGGGCGCCCGGGTCGGCTCCAG GGCCATGAAGCCCCCGGGAGGAGAGGCCAGCAATCTTTTTGGAAGTCCAGAAGAAGCTGTTCCTTCCAGCAGGCCCAATAGGATGGCATCTAATATTTTTGGACCAACTGAAGAGCCTCAGAACATCCCTAAAAGAACCAACCCTCCAG GGGGGAAGGGAAGCGGCATCTTCGATGAATCCACACCTGTGCACACTCGACAGCGTCTGAACCCACCTGGCGGGAAGACCAGTGACATCTTTGGGTCCCCAGTTGCTGCCACTTCTCCTCTGGCACACCCAAACAAACCCAAG GACCATGTGTTCTTATGTGAAGGAGAAGACCCCAGATCGGGCCCTAAAG CTGCAACGAGCACGTCTCCCAGAGAAGAGGCGGGTGAGAAGGGAGGCCCTGGAGAAGCGGGCCGCACCCCACAGCCGGTGCCTATGCCCACGGGTGACAGCCATGAGCCCAGGTTGGGCCCGCGGCCACGCTCTCACAACAAAGTCCTCAACCCACCTGGAGGCAAATCCAGTATCTCCTTCTACTAA